The following proteins are co-located in the Brevibacillus laterosporus DSM 25 genome:
- the sdaAA gene encoding L-serine ammonia-lyase, iron-sulfur-dependent, subunit alpha: protein MFRNAAELVAQAKEQNVKIAEIMIKCEIETRSITREEVLAGMEKNLIVMEQAVERGIRGVKSPTGLTGGDAVKVQEYMKSGNGLSGHTILDAVSKAVATNEVNTAMGIICATPTAGSAGTVPGVLFALKEKLQPTREEMIEFLFTAGAFGMVVANNACISGASGGCQAEVGSASGMAAAAAVEMAGGTPDQAATAMAIALKNMLGLVCDPVAGLVEVPCVKRNAAGASNAMIAADLSLAGVTSTIPCDEVIEAMFRIGQTMPVALRETAEGGLAATPTGRRLQEEIFGKSSK from the coding sequence ATGTTTCGGAACGCAGCGGAACTAGTGGCGCAAGCTAAAGAACAAAACGTAAAAATTGCAGAAATTATGATTAAATGTGAAATAGAGACAAGAAGTATCACGCGTGAAGAAGTGCTTGCCGGAATGGAAAAGAACTTAATCGTGATGGAGCAAGCCGTAGAACGTGGTATTCGAGGAGTGAAGTCACCGACAGGTTTAACAGGCGGTGATGCTGTGAAAGTTCAAGAGTACATGAAGAGTGGAAATGGCTTATCTGGACATACAATTTTGGATGCGGTGAGTAAAGCAGTTGCAACAAATGAAGTAAATACAGCGATGGGAATCATTTGTGCAACACCAACAGCAGGATCAGCTGGAACAGTACCAGGTGTACTGTTTGCACTGAAAGAAAAATTGCAGCCAACACGTGAAGAAATGATTGAATTTTTATTTACAGCAGGAGCTTTTGGTATGGTTGTTGCAAACAATGCTTGTATTTCTGGCGCGTCTGGAGGATGTCAAGCTGAAGTTGGTTCAGCAAGTGGAATGGCAGCAGCAGCGGCTGTTGAAATGGCTGGTGGAACGCCGGATCAAGCAGCTACAGCTATGGCAATTGCCTTAAAGAATATGCTTGGTTTAGTATGTGATCCAGTTGCTGGGCTTGTAGAAGTACCTTGTGTAAAACGTAATGCAGCGGGGGCATCAAATGCTATGATTGCAGCTGATTTATCGCTAGCTGGTGTGACTAGTACAATTCCATGTGATGAAGTAATTGAAGCGATGTTTAGAATCGGACAAACAATGCCAGTAGCACTTCGTGAAACAGCTGAAGGTGGACTTGCAGCAACACCGACAGGTCGTCGTCTGCAAGAAGAGATTTTTGGGAAGAGTAGCAAATAA
- a CDS encoding PLP-dependent aminotransferase family protein: MHIEIQRKAEIPLSKQIYLSIVDHIRSGLLQEGVQLPSVRELSKQLEVSLVTVVKAYTKLEQENFVTSIQGKGTFVKANRKEIVDRQKEVHSYNWQLSVQDYLPRSQFAQFHHAPEKIHLSSSMIDPGLLPNRYLEREIYQMLSENPRILSQYGEIQGDEQLRNAMYEYVKECEAPTTPENILVTSGSQQGIDLVARTFVGPGDVVVMEAPTYPGAIDVFRGRGATILTVPVDQDGMRVDILQNLCDKYKPKVIYTIPTFHNPTGAVMTFKRRKQILNLAQSIQSIIIEDDPWSEIYFDKKPPASIKSMDQYGHVVYVKGLSKTLAPGCRIGILAASGSIFKRLLAAKANTDLGSPLLTQKSILPFIKSKKMIDHTKKLRTALKIRRDLVLELLSKHAPFEVSWIIPKGGLNVWISLPSWIDTNHLLLEAKKQQLTFLPGSACYPVELENHHLRLSYSYMSEQLLHEGVTTLCSIFHSVISSKKQHDNSPFF; this comes from the coding sequence ATGCATATTGAGATTCAACGTAAGGCTGAAATACCACTTTCAAAGCAAATATACTTATCTATTGTGGATCACATCCGTTCAGGACTGCTTCAAGAAGGTGTACAATTACCGTCAGTACGTGAACTATCTAAACAGCTCGAAGTAAGTTTAGTTACAGTAGTAAAGGCATACACCAAACTGGAACAAGAGAATTTTGTCACTTCTATCCAAGGAAAGGGAACATTCGTAAAGGCGAACAGAAAAGAAATAGTGGATAGACAAAAGGAGGTTCACTCTTACAATTGGCAACTATCTGTTCAAGATTATTTACCTAGATCTCAGTTTGCTCAGTTTCATCATGCCCCTGAGAAGATTCACCTTTCATCCTCTATGATTGATCCGGGACTTCTACCTAATCGATATTTAGAGCGAGAGATATACCAAATGCTTTCTGAAAACCCAAGAATTTTATCACAATATGGAGAAATTCAAGGTGATGAACAACTTAGAAACGCAATGTATGAGTATGTAAAAGAATGTGAAGCTCCTACTACACCTGAGAACATTTTAGTTACAAGTGGTTCACAGCAAGGAATAGATCTTGTTGCACGCACATTTGTTGGACCAGGTGATGTGGTTGTAATGGAAGCCCCTACGTATCCAGGAGCTATTGATGTTTTTAGAGGTAGAGGAGCTACAATACTTACTGTTCCTGTTGATCAAGATGGGATGCGAGTAGATATACTTCAAAATTTATGTGACAAATATAAACCCAAAGTTATTTATACGATTCCAACTTTTCATAATCCAACAGGTGCTGTTATGACGTTTAAACGGCGAAAACAAATTCTTAATTTAGCTCAAAGTATCCAAAGTATTATTATAGAGGATGATCCATGGAGTGAAATTTACTTTGATAAGAAACCACCGGCCTCCATTAAAAGTATGGATCAGTATGGCCATGTAGTTTATGTAAAAGGTTTAAGTAAAACACTAGCGCCAGGTTGTAGAATTGGAATATTAGCTGCTTCTGGTTCCATATTCAAACGTCTATTGGCAGCCAAAGCAAATACTGATTTAGGAAGTCCTTTGCTCACACAAAAATCAATATTACCATTTATCAAATCCAAAAAAATGATTGATCATACAAAAAAACTACGAACTGCTCTAAAGATAAGACGAGATTTGGTTCTTGAGTTACTTTCCAAACATGCTCCTTTTGAGGTATCGTGGATAATCCCGAAAGGAGGATTAAACGTATGGATTAGTCTTCCCTCTTGGATAGATACGAATCACCTCCTATTAGAAGCAAAGAAACAGCAACTAACATTCTTACCTGGATCAGCATGCTACCCTGTGGAGTTAGAAAATCATCATTTACGATTGAGCTACTCTTATATGAGTGAACAACTATTACATGAAGGAGTTACAACATTATGTAGCATTTTTCATTCAGTCATTTCATCAAAAAAACAGCATGACAACTCGCCATTTTTTTGA
- a CDS encoding glycoside hydrolase family 1 protein: MKFPYDFLFGAASAAYQVEGAWNEDGKGVTNWDVFSKIPGKTYNQTNGDVAIDHYHRYKEDIRLMAEMGLESYRFSISWARILPTGDGEINEKGIEFYNRVIDECLQNGIVPFVTLYHWDLPLTLEKDGGWTNKRTAEAFVKYAEICFKSFGDRVKHWITFNETVMFCGLGYLKGAHPPGVQNDVPNYFQATHYVFYAHAKTVKMYKQLKQYGEIGITHVFLPAYSIDDQPDNILAERHANEYETFWFYDPILKGEYPSYVIQQLKLKGWMPNWTTEELEIIKQNAEKNDFIGLNYYQPMRVERYHKDTTNEMHSRETSTLAPGNPSFDGFYRTVRMQDKTYTKWGWEISPKGFLDGLHMLKERYGNIKMYVTENGLGDEDPIIDGEIVDVPRIKYIEEHLKVIKRAIQEGIHVKGYYAWSVIDLLSWLNGYKKQYGFIFVDHNDNLKRKKKLSFHWYKHIIETRGQEL; this comes from the coding sequence TTGAAGTTTCCATATGATTTTTTATTTGGAGCTGCTTCAGCTGCTTATCAAGTAGAAGGTGCATGGAATGAAGATGGAAAAGGCGTTACGAATTGGGATGTTTTTTCTAAAATTCCTGGTAAAACATACAATCAGACAAATGGAGATGTGGCTATTGATCATTATCATCGATACAAAGAAGATATTCGATTAATGGCTGAAATGGGATTAGAATCGTATCGTTTTTCCATTTCGTGGGCACGTATTCTACCAACGGGTGATGGAGAGATAAACGAAAAAGGCATAGAATTTTATAACCGAGTCATCGATGAATGTTTACAAAATGGGATTGTTCCGTTTGTTACTTTGTACCATTGGGATTTACCATTGACACTTGAAAAAGATGGTGGATGGACGAATAAGCGAACTGCAGAGGCTTTTGTAAAATATGCAGAAATTTGTTTTAAATCATTTGGTGATCGAGTGAAGCATTGGATTACATTTAATGAGACAGTTATGTTTTGTGGATTAGGGTATTTAAAAGGAGCACATCCACCAGGCGTTCAAAATGATGTTCCAAATTATTTTCAGGCTACTCACTATGTGTTTTATGCACATGCTAAAACAGTTAAAATGTACAAACAGTTAAAGCAATATGGAGAAATTGGCATTACACACGTTTTCTTACCTGCCTATAGTATAGATGATCAGCCGGATAATATATTAGCGGAACGTCATGCGAATGAATATGAGACATTTTGGTTTTATGATCCAATTCTGAAAGGAGAGTATCCATCTTATGTTATACAGCAATTAAAGTTAAAGGGATGGATGCCTAACTGGACTACTGAAGAATTAGAGATTATAAAACAAAACGCTGAGAAAAACGATTTTATCGGTTTGAACTATTACCAACCCATGCGAGTGGAACGATATCATAAGGATACTACGAATGAGATGCATTCTAGAGAAACATCTACTCTTGCCCCAGGTAATCCTTCTTTTGATGGTTTTTATCGAACAGTGCGTATGCAAGACAAAACATATACAAAATGGGGATGGGAAATATCGCCGAAAGGTTTTTTAGATGGCTTGCATATGTTAAAAGAGCGATATGGTAACATTAAAATGTATGTGACGGAAAACGGGCTTGGTGATGAAGATCCAATTATTGATGGAGAAATTGTAGATGTTCCTCGAATTAAATATATTGAAGAACATTTAAAAGTTATAAAGCGTGCCATCCAAGAAGGAATTCATGTAAAAGGATATTATGCATGGTCTGTTATTGACCTGTTAAGTTGGTTAAATGGTTATAAAAAGCAGTATGGTTTTATTTTTGTAGATCATAATGATAATTTAAAGCGTAAAAAGAAGCTTTCGTTTCACTGGTATAAGCATATCATTGAAACAAGGGGTCAAGAGTTATAA
- a CDS encoding PTS sugar transporter subunit IIC, producing MEILKGTILLLFVLSLFSLFSFKAPNGMKAMGALASAAVASFLVEAFQLYVGGDLIGIPFLKEVGESAGSLGGVAGATLVALAMGVSPVYAMLVGASVLKFGLLPGFIAGYLISFLVKQIEKRVPEGLDLIACIVIAAPLTRLIAKGMDPIVTATLKQIGGVITSSTDASPIIMGIILGGIITVVATAPLSSMALTALLGLTGLPMAIGALAVTSSSFMNYVFFKRMKFGDKRTTIAVAIEPLTQADLISANPIPVYVTNFIGGATAGIIISMFDLINNATGTATPIAGLMVMYGFNDPMKVTLCFLCIMVSGIISGYIGSLLFKNYPIRTAEQIRGTAGKAIDTVA from the coding sequence ATGGAGATTCTTAAGGGAACGATATTACTATTATTTGTACTAAGTCTTTTTTCACTCTTTAGTTTTAAAGCACCAAACGGTATGAAGGCAATGGGAGCTTTAGCAAGTGCAGCAGTTGCTAGTTTCTTAGTTGAAGCTTTTCAGCTATACGTTGGTGGTGATTTAATCGGTATACCATTTTTAAAAGAGGTTGGGGAATCTGCCGGTAGTCTAGGCGGCGTAGCTGGTGCAACTTTAGTTGCATTAGCGATGGGCGTATCACCTGTTTATGCTATGCTTGTAGGGGCTTCTGTATTAAAATTTGGATTGCTTCCAGGGTTTATTGCTGGTTATCTTATATCATTTTTAGTAAAACAAATTGAAAAACGCGTACCAGAAGGATTAGATTTAATTGCTTGTATTGTAATTGCAGCACCATTAACAAGATTAATTGCAAAAGGAATGGATCCGATTGTAACAGCAACATTGAAGCAAATCGGTGGAGTTATTACATCATCAACTGATGCAAGTCCAATTATTATGGGAATTATACTAGGTGGTATTATTACAGTCGTTGCAACTGCACCGTTAAGCTCAATGGCATTAACAGCATTGCTTGGATTAACAGGGTTACCGATGGCAATTGGTGCATTAGCGGTAACCAGTTCATCCTTTATGAACTACGTATTCTTTAAACGAATGAAGTTTGGAGATAAGCGAACGACCATTGCAGTTGCGATTGAACCATTAACGCAAGCGGATCTAATTTCAGCAAATCCAATTCCGGTGTATGTAACAAACTTTATTGGTGGAGCAACAGCGGGAATTATTATTTCAATGTTTGATCTTATTAATAATGCAACAGGAACAGCAACGCCAATTGCAGGACTTATGGTTATGTACGGGTTCAACGATCCAATGAAAGTAACATTATGTTTCTTATGTATTATGGTATCTGGTATTATTTCAGGATATATTGGCTCACTGTTATTCAAAAACTATCCAATTCGTACAGCGGAGCAAATTCGTGGTACGGCTGGAAAAGCAATAGATACGGTAGCTTAA
- a CDS encoding sodium-dependent transporter has product MKQTEQWTSKLGFIMAAAGSAIGLGAIWKFPYIAGKSGGGAFFLIFILFTVLIGLPLLVAEFMIGRSTHKQAIQAFKNIAPNTGWHWIGRLGVGTCFILLSFYSVVGGWVLIYLFRGITGQLIAPQQNYSAVFTETIGNPVWAIVGHFAFMFITIYVVSKGVQNGIEKASKYMLPALFILFIALIIRSLTLDDAMRGVTFFLQPDFSKITSESILFAMGQSFFAISIGISIMITYSSYLNKKESLPRSAVTIVALNLFVSLFAGLAIFPAVFSLGMEPTEGPGLLFIILPSVFSQIPFGSFFLTVFLALFAFATLTSAFSLLETVVSAIANGQQERRKKLSWTIGLCIFLVGIPSALSFGIWSDITIFGKNIFDAVDFLSLNILMPLGALFISIFVSFKMEKKILEAEFFVGGNYGKSLFTCWVFLLRFVAPIAIIIVFLNVIGII; this is encoded by the coding sequence GCAGGATCTGCAATTGGCCTTGGCGCAATATGGAAGTTTCCTTATATCGCTGGAAAGAGCGGGGGAGGAGCATTCTTTTTAATCTTTATATTGTTTACTGTATTAATAGGTCTTCCGTTATTGGTAGCTGAATTTATGATAGGGCGTAGTACACATAAACAAGCAATTCAAGCATTTAAAAATATTGCACCAAATACAGGGTGGCACTGGATTGGACGTCTTGGCGTTGGTACTTGCTTTATATTGCTATCATTCTACAGTGTTGTTGGTGGTTGGGTACTAATTTATTTATTCAGAGGAATAACAGGACAACTTATTGCACCACAGCAAAATTATAGCGCGGTATTTACCGAAACAATTGGGAATCCAGTTTGGGCCATTGTCGGGCATTTTGCTTTTATGTTTATTACGATATATGTTGTATCAAAAGGTGTACAAAATGGAATTGAAAAAGCGAGTAAATACATGTTACCAGCATTGTTCATTCTGTTTATTGCTCTTATTATTCGTTCATTAACACTAGATGATGCGATGAGGGGTGTTACGTTTTTCTTACAACCTGATTTCTCAAAAATCACTTCAGAAAGTATTTTATTCGCAATGGGTCAATCATTCTTTGCGATTAGTATTGGGATTTCCATTATGATTACGTACAGTTCTTATTTAAATAAAAAAGAAAGTTTACCACGATCAGCAGTAACGATTGTTGCATTGAATTTATTTGTTTCTCTATTTGCCGGCCTTGCTATTTTTCCAGCAGTATTTTCATTAGGAATGGAGCCAACAGAGGGACCAGGTTTGCTATTTATCATTTTACCATCCGTGTTTAGTCAAATTCCATTTGGAAGTTTCTTCTTAACAGTATTTCTTGCACTATTCGCCTTTGCAACTTTAACATCTGCATTTTCTTTACTTGAAACAGTTGTTTCAGCCATAGCGAATGGTCAGCAAGAAAGAAGAAAAAAATTGTCATGGACAATTGGTCTATGTATTTTCTTAGTAGGTATTCCGTCAGCACTTTCATTTGGTATATGGAGTGATATTACAATCTTTGGTAAAAATATTTTTGATGCAGTAGATTTTTTATCACTTAATATTTTAATGCCACTTGGAGCGTTGTTTATTAGTATTTTCGTATCGTTTAAAATGGAGAAAAAGATATTGGAGGCTGAATTTTTCGTAGGTGGAAACTACGGGAAGTCCTTGTTTACTTGCTGGGTATTTTTGCTTCGATTTGTCGCTCCGATTGCGATTATTATTGTCTTTTTGAATGTGATTGGAATTATTTAA
- the sdaAB gene encoding L-serine ammonia-lyase, iron-sulfur-dependent subunit beta, with protein sequence MKYRTVFDIIGPVMIGPSSSHTAGAARMGQVARQLFRHEPERVKISLYGSFAKTYRGHGTDVALIGGILGFETDDTRIPNALEIAKEREIEVEFIEEEANAPHPNTARVRLYKGEEEIEVVACSIGGGKIEVVELNGFDLQLSGTSPALLIVNNDRFGAIAAVSSILAKHEINISTMSVSRKEKGRRALMVIETDELLADEIIEEIKEQSNICQVTIMD encoded by the coding sequence ATGAAATATCGCACAGTATTTGATATTATTGGTCCGGTTATGATTGGCCCGTCAAGTTCACATACAGCAGGTGCGGCAAGAATGGGGCAAGTTGCTCGTCAACTGTTCCGTCACGAACCGGAGAGAGTTAAGATTTCGTTATATGGATCGTTTGCAAAAACATATCGTGGTCACGGGACTGATGTAGCGTTAATTGGTGGAATATTAGGGTTTGAAACGGATGATACACGAATTCCAAATGCGTTAGAAATTGCAAAAGAGCGCGAAATTGAAGTGGAATTTATTGAAGAAGAAGCAAATGCTCCACATCCAAATACAGCGAGAGTTCGTCTGTATAAAGGAGAAGAAGAAATCGAAGTCGTTGCTTGTTCAATAGGTGGCGGCAAGATTGAAGTTGTGGAGTTAAATGGATTTGATCTTCAACTATCAGGAACAAGTCCGGCACTTCTTATTGTAAATAACGATCGCTTTGGAGCAATTGCAGCTGTATCTTCTATACTTGCGAAACATGAAATTAATATCAGTACGATGAGTGTTTCACGTAAGGAAAAAGGCAGAAGAGCGCTTATGGTCATTGAAACAGATGAATTATTAGCAGACGAAATAATTGAGGAAATAAAAGAGCAATCAAATATTTGTCAAGTAACCATTATGGATTAA
- a CDS encoding IS4 family transposase: MEILDELQLFSQELQRCLVPEALEELAREAGFTKRKSKYQSQELVALCVWLSQKVASTSLMKLCSRLEAYTGILMSPEGLNKRFNRQAVQFLQRLFSHLLIQKLYAADTLPHGYATLFHRIRILDSTTFQLPDIFTSAYKGFGGSSHTAGVKIQLEYDLLSGQFLHVEAGPGKQNDRTYGSICLETVQKNDLCIRDLGYFDLQDFEHMDMRGAYYISRLKLNNRVYQKNPHPEYFKDGKIKKQSEYIQLNMEDLMNQIQPGETHEISNVYIGQYQKLPTRVIIHRLTEEQIQKRRRDQAIKEKKKGIVYSERSKRLSAINIYITNAPSTEVPTENVHPLYSLRWQVEILFKTWKSFFGIDHCKEIKQERLECHLYGQLISILICSSTMFRMRDLLLRKRKKELSEYKAIHMIQDYFPLLHRSIEKDTTEMSKILLRLFNLLQRNGRKSHRYEKKTVFDILGVVYNYTMSQDRAA, from the coding sequence ATGGAAATCTTAGACGAGCTACAGCTTTTTTCTCAAGAGCTCCAGCGTTGCTTAGTGCCTGAAGCTCTTGAAGAGCTTGCCAGAGAAGCTGGTTTTACCAAACGGAAAAGTAAGTATCAGTCTCAGGAGTTAGTTGCACTTTGTGTATGGTTAAGTCAAAAGGTTGCGAGCACATCTTTAATGAAATTATGTAGTCGTTTAGAGGCATACACTGGGATATTAATGAGTCCGGAAGGACTAAATAAGCGATTTAATAGGCAAGCCGTACAATTTCTTCAACGACTATTTTCACACCTTCTTATTCAAAAGCTATACGCTGCCGATACATTACCTCATGGTTACGCAACTTTGTTTCATAGAATCCGCATACTAGATTCCACTACTTTTCAGCTTCCGGATATCTTTACTTCTGCTTATAAAGGATTTGGGGGAAGTAGCCATACAGCCGGTGTTAAAATTCAGTTAGAATATGACCTTCTTAGTGGACAGTTCCTACACGTTGAGGCGGGACCAGGAAAACAAAACGACCGAACCTACGGTTCTATTTGTCTAGAGACTGTTCAGAAAAATGACTTATGTATTCGTGATTTAGGCTACTTCGATTTACAGGATTTCGAACATATGGATATGAGAGGAGCTTATTATATTTCTCGTTTAAAGTTAAATAATCGTGTATACCAAAAAAATCCTCACCCGGAATACTTCAAAGATGGAAAAATAAAGAAGCAATCTGAGTATATCCAGTTAAATATGGAAGACCTTATGAATCAAATCCAACCAGGCGAGACGCATGAGATATCCAATGTTTACATAGGTCAGTATCAAAAGCTACCAACCCGGGTTATTATTCATCGGCTGACAGAAGAACAGATTCAAAAGCGACGGAGGGATCAAGCTATTAAAGAAAAAAAGAAAGGAATCGTGTACTCGGAGAGAAGTAAACGATTAAGTGCTATCAATATTTATATTACGAATGCCCCCTCGACAGAGGTTCCTACCGAAAATGTTCATCCTTTGTATTCATTACGCTGGCAAGTCGAAATTCTCTTTAAAACATGGAAGTCTTTCTTTGGTATTGATCATTGTAAAGAAATCAAACAAGAACGCTTAGAATGTCACCTGTACGGGCAACTTATCAGTATTCTTATTTGTTCCTCCACCATGTTTCGAATGCGGGACCTTCTACTAAGAAAACGAAAAAAGGAACTGAGTGAGTACAAGGCCATACATATGATTCAAGATTACTTTCCACTTCTACATAGGTCCATAGAAAAAGACACCACAGAAATGTCAAAGATTCTCCTTCGCCTGTTCAACCTCCTACAGCGTAACGGGCGGAAATCTCATCGATACGAGAAAAAGACAGTCTTTGATATACTGGGTGTCGTATACAATTATACCATGTCTCAAGATCGAGCTGCATAG
- a CDS encoding PhzF family phenazine biosynthesis protein, whose protein sequence is MKYYIVDAFAENIFEGNPAAVCIMKEWLSEDIMQKIATENNLSETAFAVKEGDGYRLRWFTPGGEIDLCGHATLATAYVIANYYENNVDRIKFQTMSGELVVLKKDELYEMDLPSRMPEKHTLTKQMVEALGVKPIETYLGRDLMFVLETEEDVQNASPDFSKLEKLSDGLGVLITAKSEHYDFVSRCFFPKLNVIEDPVCGSGHCSFIPYWAKRLGKDEMVARQLSKRGGTLYCKSLGDRVKISGTAVVYAIADIQLKC, encoded by the coding sequence ATGAAATATTACATTGTAGATGCGTTTGCCGAAAATATATTTGAAGGAAATCCCGCTGCTGTTTGTATCATGAAGGAATGGCTTTCAGAAGATATTATGCAAAAAATTGCTACTGAAAATAACCTTTCTGAAACAGCGTTTGCTGTGAAAGAGGGGGACGGCTATCGATTAAGATGGTTTACTCCCGGGGGAGAGATTGATCTCTGTGGCCATGCTACTTTGGCAACAGCGTATGTAATTGCCAACTATTATGAAAATAATGTGGACAGAATTAAGTTTCAGACAATGAGTGGGGAGCTTGTTGTATTAAAAAAAGATGAACTTTATGAAATGGATTTACCTAGCAGAATGCCTGAAAAACATACGTTGACAAAGCAAATGGTCGAAGCTCTTGGGGTAAAGCCTATCGAAACCTATTTGGGCAGAGATTTAATGTTTGTATTAGAAACGGAAGAGGATGTTCAAAATGCATCCCCTGATTTTTCTAAGCTGGAAAAATTGTCAGATGGTTTGGGGGTTTTAATTACAGCGAAAAGTGAACATTATGATTTTGTTTCTAGATGCTTTTTCCCAAAGTTGAACGTAATTGAAGATCCCGTGTGCGGTTCTGGGCATTGCAGTTTTATTCCCTACTGGGCAAAACGCTTAGGTAAGGACGAAATGGTAGCGAGACAGCTCTCTAAGCGTGGTGGAACGCTATATTGCAAATCTTTAGGAGACAGAGTGAAAATAAGTGGTACAGCAGTTGTGTATGCCATCGCTGATATTCAATTAAAATGTTAA
- a CDS encoding GntR family transcriptional regulator, with protein sequence MSVKYKKIADILEKDIRDGKFNETKKLPTEEELMNIFQVSRNTIRKVVSQLVNRGYIFQVQGSGMFLREAPITDYIHLGSLRGLTKNLVSQNIETKVLELHVMEADDTLAERMQCQVGTKLYFVKRLRIVDGKPFSIEISFFKKDVVPYLHEEIASSSIYSYLIEDLQLNIGFADKVISCEKIDKESAQLLEVNEHDPTLLIENTVYLVNGTIFELSQSMFHYQKTKLLNRINFK encoded by the coding sequence ATGAGTGTAAAATATAAAAAAATTGCCGATATTTTAGAGAAAGATATTCGCGATGGAAAATTCAATGAAACAAAAAAGTTACCAACTGAAGAAGAGTTAATGAATATATTCCAAGTTAGTCGAAATACGATACGTAAAGTTGTTAGTCAGCTTGTCAACCGAGGTTATATTTTTCAAGTGCAAGGAAGTGGGATGTTTTTACGCGAAGCCCCTATAACAGATTATATTCATTTAGGAAGTCTACGTGGTTTAACGAAAAATCTTGTTTCACAAAATATCGAAACCAAGGTATTAGAGTTACATGTAATGGAAGCCGACGACACATTAGCAGAACGGATGCAATGTCAGGTAGGAACGAAACTATATTTTGTGAAGCGATTACGAATTGTAGACGGTAAACCATTTTCGATTGAAATAAGCTTCTTTAAAAAAGACGTTGTTCCATATTTACATGAAGAAATCGCATCGAGTTCCATATATAGTTATTTAATTGAAGACTTGCAGCTCAACATCGGTTTTGCAGATAAAGTGATTAGTTGTGAAAAAATCGATAAAGAAAGTGCACAATTATTAGAAGTAAATGAACACGATCCAACGCTTCTTATTGAAAATACAGTATACCTTGTAAATGGAACGATATTCGAGTTATCTCAATCCATGTTTCATTATCAGAAGACAAAGCTTTTAAATCGAATTAATTTTAAATAA
- a CDS encoding GNAT family N-acetyltransferase, whose product MITDTIQSIYYNQASDTLRREIALMLHLVWPDVCPIPGETIPAVLDARSFYSYIDGRLVSYAGVVHKTIKHNKQTFNIAGLSCVATHPDYQNRGLGLRTVAAATRWIEQSDTDFGIFTCKPTLAYFYNHAGDWSVVPDVELIGSRDEGALSSESLQVVVLMRLFSAKARAYESMLRHTTIDLALPIGDFL is encoded by the coding sequence ATGATAACTGATACCATACAATCAATTTACTATAATCAAGCATCTGACACATTACGCCGTGAGATCGCTTTAATGCTACATCTAGTTTGGCCAGATGTTTGTCCAATACCGGGAGAGACGATTCCGGCTGTACTCGATGCTCGTTCTTTCTATTCCTATATAGATGGACGATTGGTCAGCTATGCAGGTGTAGTCCATAAGACCATAAAGCATAACAAACAGACATTCAACATAGCTGGACTTAGTTGTGTCGCAACCCATCCGGATTATCAAAATCGAGGGTTGGGATTGCGAACGGTTGCTGCCGCTACTCGATGGATCGAACAGAGTGATACAGATTTTGGCATATTCACATGCAAACCTACTTTGGCCTATTTCTATAATCATGCCGGTGATTGGTCGGTTGTGCCGGATGTGGAGCTAATTGGTAGTCGTGATGAAGGCGCTTTATCCAGTGAATCCTTACAGGTTGTCGTTTTGATGCGCCTATTTTCAGCGAAAGCCCGTGCCTATGAGTCGATGCTACGTCATACTACCATTGATCTTGCCCTTCCAATCGGCGATTTCCTGTAG